TTTCCAGCAGGATGTGCAGGTTCTTCTCCCGCGAACCGCGTCCGGCAAAGATCATCAGCCGGGTGTCGTCGGCCAGGCCCAGCTCGCGGCGCAGACCGGCATCGCGCCGCTCGGGGCGGAAGGTGTCCAGATCAACCCCCAGGGGCTGCACGAAGACATTCTTCACGCCGAGATGAATGAGCTTGTCGGCCATCACTTCGCTGGGTGCCAATACCCGATCGAAACTGCCGTACAGCTTTGAAACGTAGCCGTTGAGGTTGGTACCCAGCCAGCTGCCGATACGGTTGCTGACCAGCAGCGGCAGATCGGAATGATAGAAACCGATGACCGGAACATTGAGCCGGCGCCCGGCATCCAGTGCCGCCCATGCGGTCATGTAGGGATCGCCGACCTCGATCAGATCGGGGCGCAGCGAACGCAGCAGATTGCGCCAGGGCGCGCGGCGGATTGGAAAGCGATAGCCCTTGCCAAAGGGCAGAATCGGTGCCGGCACCTCATAGAGGCCATCGTTGTGACTGTAGTCGCCGCCCGGCACCAGAATGCTGTGTCGCACGCCGGAGTAGAGCTGCAGCCTGCGATGCTTCGCCTCGAGGTAGGTGCGCACGCCACCACTGGCGGGCGCATAGAACATGGTCATATCCGCGATATGCAAGGTACTTCTCCGTCGGTCCCATAGCAGAACTCCGGCGCACCGGGCATGTCGCGCGCCGGCAACATGCTCCGCAATCCCTGCGGAATAATTCTGTAATGAAATAGATGACCGTTACGTAGAAGGGTTGTTCGCAGCGGAGCGCCAGACGGCGTCTCAGGCGTTCGGCACCTTCTCGCCCGGATCCTTGCCTTCGACCGAAGCGTGTTCGATCACCGCGTTCAGTTCGGCACCGAAGAGCAGCACCGCCGAGGAGATATACAGATAAAGCAGCAACACGATGATGGCGCCGATGCTGCCGTAGGTCGCGTTGTAATCGGCGAAGTTCTGCACATAGATACCGAACGCGATCGAGGCGAGAATCCACACCAGCACAGCCAGCACCGAGCCCGGCGTGATAAAGCGAAACTCCTGCTTCACATCCGGCGCCACGTAGTACAGCAGGGCTACCACCAGCATCAGCATGAGCACGATCACCGGCCAGCGCAGCCAGGTCCAGAGCAGCACGACGACGTCCTTCAGGCCGACCTGAGAGGCCAGCCACTCCATCACCTGCGGCCCGACGATCATCAACCCGGCCGACAACAGCAGCAACACGGCGGTACCCACCGTGTACGCCAACGAAAGCAGGATCAGCTTCCAGCTCGGTCGCCCCTCCTCCACGTCGTAGGCACGATTCATCGCATTCATTAACGTGCGAAAACCGACCGAAGCCGTCCACAGCGCCACGACGATACCGAACGACAGCAGCCCTGCCTTCTGTTCCTGCAACTGGTCAATGACCGGATTGATCTGCTCCATCGCCATCGGCGGCAAGGCCAGTGCGGCCTGCATGCGCAACCAGTCGAAGAAATTCTGCAGATCGAGAAAGCCGAGCAAGGCGATAAGAAACAGCAGGAACGGAAACATCGAGAACAGGCCGCGGTACGCCAGCGCCGAGGCATAGGTCGACATGTCGTCGTTGCCGAATTCCTTGAACGTACGCTTGAGCAAGGTCACGGCCCCGATACCGCGGGTGTCCAGCATGGCCATCGATGTGTCCCCAATCAGTGAAATGTGCGGTCTAGAAAATGGGACGACCGCTCTGCTGGAGAGTTCGCTGCTGAACATCTGACGCAGCCGGTGCACCGGGAACGTTTTCAATGCGTGCCCTGTCACACAAGGGCAGATTGGCATCAGCCCATTCCGGGTTGATTCGCTCGACGAGCGTAGGCCACTACCCGCAGAGGACGACAGGATGTTTTCCAGCTATCTCTATGAAGCCGCACTCATTTATGGCCTGGTCTTCACTTCGGTGGGGTTCGTGCTGGGCATGTTCTATAACAACCGCAAGGTCTTCCAGCTGGAAGACAAGGTGCAGCGCCTCAAGCGCACTGTGCGGCACCTGCAGCGCAAGGTCGAGCCACCCGCCGCCTCGATAGGCGTTCAGCGCGCGCGAAGCAGTGCAGGGTTGAGCAGCGTCCGCTGAACGACAGGCGTGCATTCCCGGGTGGTCAGCTAGATATCGCAAGCAGTTCGTTGGCGCTCGAATTTACGAAGCCCAAGAACGCCTGGGAACTTTCCCGACTGACGGATATAAGCCGCAGGCCAGGCCAGCCGGGGACTTTGTGGCCTGCGACAATAAAGCGCCCGGCGGCACAACAAACATTGAAACTTTTTCTTACACGTTCACGTCCGAGCCAAAGGAGCTCAGGGGAAGGCGGCCACGATGGCCGTAGCCCGAGCGAGCACCCAATGATGGACCGAGGATGCCGCAACGCCGATCAGGAAGAATTGCCGGCGATGTGGCGCCAGGACTGAATGGATGACTCGCCCCGCCTTGCCGGCGGCCTGAGCAGCGATGCACGTATGCTGAGCAGGGATAGGGAAGATGCTTTTCAATTCAGTGGAATTCATCGCCGGCTTTCTTCCGGTGGTGTTGATTGGATTCTTCGTGCTGACCGGATCGGGCCGACAGCGGCTCGCGGTGATCTGGCTGACCGTCGTCTCGTTGGTGTTCTACGGCTGGTGGAACCCGGTCTACGTACCGCTGCTGGTCGGCAGCATGCTGGTCAACTATCTGCTCGGTGGCTACCTGCGCCGACACCCCTCACGTCTGGTGCTCGGGCTGGCGGTCGCGGCCAACGTGCTGCTGCTGGTCTACTACAAATACACCGGCTTCCTGCTCGGTACGCTGGATGCGGCGCTGGATCTCGGTTGGCGGGTGGAAGACATCATCCTGCCGCTGGCGATCTCCTTCTTCACCTTCCAGCAGATCGCCTACCTGGTCGATGCCCATGACGGCGTGGTGGAAGAACACGACTTCGCCAACTACTGCCTGTTCATCAGCTTCTTTCCGCAACTGATCGCCGGGCCGATCACCCACCACGGGGAAATGCTCGCGCAGTTCAACGACCGCGACAGCTTCCGCGCGCGCATCGACAACCTGTCGCTGGGCACCACGGTGTTTCTGCTCGGGCTGTTCAAGAAGGTGGTGATCGCCGACACCCTCGCGCTGAAAGCCACGCCGGTCTTCAGCCTGGCTGCCGACGGCAGCATCCCGGCGTTCTACGATGCCTGGACCGGCGCGCTGACCTACACGCTGCAGATCTACTTCGACTTCTCCGGCTACAGCGACATGGCCATCGGCCTGGCGCTGCTGTTCGGCATCAGCCTGCCGGCGAACTTCAACAGCCCGTTCAAGGCGCGCAACGTCATCGACTACTGGTCGCGCTGGCACATGACGCTGACGCGCTTCCTCACCGCCTACATCTACAACCCCATCGTGCTGCGCGTGACCCGCGCGCGCATGGCGGCCGGCAAGCCACAGCCACGGCGCGGCAAGATGACGGCCGGTACCTTCTTCGCACTGGTCGCCTACCCCACCGTATTCACCATGTTCATCTCCGGTATCTGGCACGGCGCCGGCTGGCACTTCGTCGCGTTCGGCCTGCTGCACGGCTTCTATCTGGTGGTGGCCCATGGTTGGCGGGCCTGGAAGGCGCGTCAGGGCTGGAAGCTGGACAGCGATATCTGGT
This DNA window, taken from Pseudomonas sp. FeN3W, encodes the following:
- a CDS encoding glycosyltransferase family 1 protein, which codes for MHIADMTMFYAPASGGVRTYLEAKHRRLQLYSGVRHSILVPGGDYSHNDGLYEVPAPILPFGKGYRFPIRRAPWRNLLRSLRPDLIEVGDPYMTAWAALDAGRRLNVPVIGFYHSDLPLLVSNRIGSWLGTNLNGYVSKLYGSFDRVLAPSEVMADKLIHLGVKNVFVQPLGVDLDTFRPERRDAGLRRELGLADDTRLMIFAGRGSREKNLHILLETARQLGKPYHLLLVGSSMPQRVPDNVTVIDRFCCASEVARYMASSDVLLHAGNQETFGLVALEAMASGIPVIAARAGALPELVPFYSGRLCRPLDPRAMAHTVRELFEDDPRLLGQQARQHVEAHHAWDAVVAGLLAHYHAVLGTADLPVAVHG
- a CDS encoding YihY/virulence factor BrkB family protein, coding for MAMLDTRGIGAVTLLKRTFKEFGNDDMSTYASALAYRGLFSMFPFLLFLIALLGFLDLQNFFDWLRMQAALALPPMAMEQINPVIDQLQEQKAGLLSFGIVVALWTASVGFRTLMNAMNRAYDVEEGRPSWKLILLSLAYTVGTAVLLLLSAGLMIVGPQVMEWLASQVGLKDVVVLLWTWLRWPVIVLMLMLVVALLYYVAPDVKQEFRFITPGSVLAVLVWILASIAFGIYVQNFADYNATYGSIGAIIVLLLYLYISSAVLLFGAELNAVIEHASVEGKDPGEKVPNA
- a CDS encoding MBOAT family O-acyltransferase, yielding MLFNSVEFIAGFLPVVLIGFFVLTGSGRQRLAVIWLTVVSLVFYGWWNPVYVPLLVGSMLVNYLLGGYLRRHPSRLVLGLAVAANVLLLVYYKYTGFLLGTLDAALDLGWRVEDIILPLAISFFTFQQIAYLVDAHDGVVEEHDFANYCLFISFFPQLIAGPITHHGEMLAQFNDRDSFRARIDNLSLGTTVFLLGLFKKVVIADTLALKATPVFSLAADGSIPAFYDAWTGALTYTLQIYFDFSGYSDMAIGLALLFGISLPANFNSPFKARNVIDYWSRWHMTLTRFLTAYIYNPIVLRVTRARMAAGKPQPRRGKMTAGTFFALVAYPTVFTMFISGIWHGAGWHFVAFGLLHGFYLVVAHGWRAWKARQGWKLDSDIWWHKAAAVALTFGCVVVAMVFFRASDVPAAMAILAGMLGLSPTSTAMDRSDFVYIAALLVFVWGMPNVQQWMGHFRTALNFQAQPHWTERLLPVSAWRPSAIHGMAVGVLGFFALAIAFSMAPTEFLYFQF